In Symphalangus syndactylus isolate Jambi chromosome 14, NHGRI_mSymSyn1-v2.1_pri, whole genome shotgun sequence, one DNA window encodes the following:
- the RNF112 gene encoding RING finger protein 112 isoform X2: MGNSGNSWSHTPFPKLELGLGPRPMVPRELPTCSICLERLRDPISLDCGHDFCIRCFSTHRVPGCEPPCCPECRKICKQKRGLRSLGEKMKLLPQRPLPPALQETCPVRAEPLLLVRVNASGGLILRMGAINRCLKHPLARDTPVCLLAVLGEQHSGKSFLLNYLLQGLPGLESGEGGRPRGGEASLQGCKWGANGLARGIWMWSHPFLLGKEGKKVAVFLVDTGDAMSPELSRETRIKLCALTTMLSSYQILSTSQELKDTDLDYLEMFVHVAEVMGKHYGMVPIQHLDLLVRDSSLPNKAGQGHVGNIFQRLSGRYPKVQELLQGKRARCCLLPAPGRRRMNQGHASPGDTDDDFRHLLGAYVSDVLSAAPQHAKSRCQGYWNEGRAVARGDRRLLTGQQLAQEIKNLSGWMGRTGPGFTSPDEMAAQLHDLRKMEAAKREFEEYVRQQDIATKRIFSALRVLPDTMRNLLSTQKDVILARHGVALLCKGRDQTLEALEAELQATAKAFMDSYTMRFCGHLAAVGGAVGAGLMGLAGGVVGAGMAAAALAAEAGMVAAGAAVGATGAAVVGGGVGAGLAATVGCMEKEEDERLLEGDREPLLQEE, translated from the exons ATGGGAAACAGCGGCAACAGTTG GTCCCACACGCCTTTCCCCAAGTTGGAGCTGGGCCTGGGGCCCCGGCCCATGGTGCCCCGGGAGCTCCCCACCTGCTCCATCTGCCTGGAGAGGTTGCGCGACCCCATCTCGCTGGACTGTGGCCACGACTTCTGCATACGGTGCTTTAGCACACACCGTGTCCCGGGCTGTGAGCCGCCCTGCTGTCCTGAGTGCCGGAAGATATGCAAGCAGAAGAGAGGCCTCCGGAGCCTGGGCGAGAAGATGAAGCTCCTGCCGCAGCGGCCGCTGCCCCCTGCACTGCAG GAGACCTGTCCTGTGAGGGCGGAGCCGCTGCTGCTGGTTCGCGTCAATGCCTCTGGGGGCCTCATCCTTAGGATGGGGGCCATCAACCGTTGCCTGAAGCACCCTCTGGCCAGGGACACTCCGGTCTGCCTCCTCGCTGTCCTGGGGGAGCAGCACTCAGGGAAGTCCTTCCTCCTCAACTATTTGCTTCAGGGCTTGCCGGGCCTG GAGTCTGGTGAGGGCGGCCGGCCGAGAGGAGGAGAGGCATCCCTGCAGGGCTGCAAGTGGGGCGCCAATGGCCTTGCCAGGGGCATATGGATGTGGAGCCACCCCTTCTTGCtggggaaagaagggaagaag GTGGCGGTGTTCCTGGTGGACACAGGGGATGCCATGAGCCCTGAGCTGAGCAGGGAAACAAGGATCAAGCTCTGTGCTCTCACCACGATGCTGAGCTCCTACCAG ATCCTCAGCACCTCCCAGGAGCTGAAGGATACAGACCTGGACTATCTGGAG ATGTTTGTCCACGTGGCCGAGGTGATGGGCAAGCATTATGGGATGGTGCCAATCCAG CATCTGGACCTCTTAGTTCGTGACTCATCCCTCCCCAACAAGGCAGGGCAGGGGCATGTAGGCAACATCTTCCAG AGATTGTCTGGCAGATACCCCAAGGTGCAGGAGCTGCTGCAAGGGAAGCGAGCCCGTTGCTGCCTCTTGCCTGCCCCAGGGAGGCGGCGGATGAACCAAGGCCACGCAAGCCCTGGTG ACACAGACGATGACTTCCGCCACCTTCTGGGGGCCTACGTCTCAGATGTGCTGAGTGCGGCCCCCCAGCACGCTAAGAGCCGCTGCCAGGGGTACTGGAACGAGGGGCGCGCCGTGGCCAGGGGGGACAGACGCCTGCTCACAGGGCAGCAGCTAGCTCAGGAAATCAAG AACCTCTCAGGATGGATGGGGAGGACAGGGCCCGGTTTCACCTCTCCGGATGAG ATGGCTGCTCAGCTGCATGACCTGAGGAAGATGGAAGCTGCCAAGAGGGAGTTCGAGGAGTATGTGAGGCAGCAG GACATAGCCACCAAGCGCATATTCTCTGCGCTGCGGGTCCTGCCAGACACCATGCGGAACCTCCTCTCCACCCAGAAAGATGTCATTCTGGCCCGCCATGGTGTGGCCTTACTCTGCAAGGGGAGAGATCAGACCTTGGAGGCACTAGAAGCCGAGCTGCAGGCCACGGCCAAGGCCTTCATGGACTCCTACACGATGCGCTTCTGTGGCCACCTGGCTGCTGTGGGGGGTGCTGTGGGGGCCGGGCTCATGGGCCTGGCAGGGGGCGTGGTGGGTGCTGGCATGGCAGCAGCTGCACTGGCTGCAGAGGCTGGGATGGTGGCTGCTGGAGCTGCCGTGGGGGCCACAGGGGCCGCCGTGGTTGGGGGTGGCGTGGGTGCTGGGTTGGCTGCCACAGTGGGCTgcatggagaaggaggaggatgagAGGCTGCTGGAAGGGGACCGAGAACCCCTTCTCCAGGAAGAGTAA
- the RNF112 gene encoding RING finger protein 112 isoform X1 codes for MPRPALSVTSFCHRLGKRERKQSFMGNSGNSWSHTPFPKLELGLGPRPMVPRELPTCSICLERLRDPISLDCGHDFCIRCFSTHRVPGCEPPCCPECRKICKQKRGLRSLGEKMKLLPQRPLPPALQETCPVRAEPLLLVRVNASGGLILRMGAINRCLKHPLARDTPVCLLAVLGEQHSGKSFLLNYLLQGLPGLESGEGGRPRGGEASLQGCKWGANGLARGIWMWSHPFLLGKEGKKVAVFLVDTGDAMSPELSRETRIKLCALTTMLSSYQILSTSQELKDTDLDYLEMFVHVAEVMGKHYGMVPIQHLDLLVRDSSLPNKAGQGHVGNIFQRLSGRYPKVQELLQGKRARCCLLPAPGRRRMNQGHASPGDTDDDFRHLLGAYVSDVLSAAPQHAKSRCQGYWNEGRAVARGDRRLLTGQQLAQEIKNLSGWMGRTGPGFTSPDEMAAQLHDLRKMEAAKREFEEYVRQQDIATKRIFSALRVLPDTMRNLLSTQKDVILARHGVALLCKGRDQTLEALEAELQATAKAFMDSYTMRFCGHLAAVGGAVGAGLMGLAGGVVGAGMAAAALAAEAGMVAAGAAVGATGAAVVGGGVGAGLAATVGCMEKEEDERLLEGDREPLLQEE; via the exons atgCCGAGGCCTGCCTTGTCAGTCACTTCCTTTTGTCATCGGCTTGGCAAACGG gagAGAAAACAGAGCTTCATGGGAAACAGCGGCAACAGTTG GTCCCACACGCCTTTCCCCAAGTTGGAGCTGGGCCTGGGGCCCCGGCCCATGGTGCCCCGGGAGCTCCCCACCTGCTCCATCTGCCTGGAGAGGTTGCGCGACCCCATCTCGCTGGACTGTGGCCACGACTTCTGCATACGGTGCTTTAGCACACACCGTGTCCCGGGCTGTGAGCCGCCCTGCTGTCCTGAGTGCCGGAAGATATGCAAGCAGAAGAGAGGCCTCCGGAGCCTGGGCGAGAAGATGAAGCTCCTGCCGCAGCGGCCGCTGCCCCCTGCACTGCAG GAGACCTGTCCTGTGAGGGCGGAGCCGCTGCTGCTGGTTCGCGTCAATGCCTCTGGGGGCCTCATCCTTAGGATGGGGGCCATCAACCGTTGCCTGAAGCACCCTCTGGCCAGGGACACTCCGGTCTGCCTCCTCGCTGTCCTGGGGGAGCAGCACTCAGGGAAGTCCTTCCTCCTCAACTATTTGCTTCAGGGCTTGCCGGGCCTG GAGTCTGGTGAGGGCGGCCGGCCGAGAGGAGGAGAGGCATCCCTGCAGGGCTGCAAGTGGGGCGCCAATGGCCTTGCCAGGGGCATATGGATGTGGAGCCACCCCTTCTTGCtggggaaagaagggaagaag GTGGCGGTGTTCCTGGTGGACACAGGGGATGCCATGAGCCCTGAGCTGAGCAGGGAAACAAGGATCAAGCTCTGTGCTCTCACCACGATGCTGAGCTCCTACCAG ATCCTCAGCACCTCCCAGGAGCTGAAGGATACAGACCTGGACTATCTGGAG ATGTTTGTCCACGTGGCCGAGGTGATGGGCAAGCATTATGGGATGGTGCCAATCCAG CATCTGGACCTCTTAGTTCGTGACTCATCCCTCCCCAACAAGGCAGGGCAGGGGCATGTAGGCAACATCTTCCAG AGATTGTCTGGCAGATACCCCAAGGTGCAGGAGCTGCTGCAAGGGAAGCGAGCCCGTTGCTGCCTCTTGCCTGCCCCAGGGAGGCGGCGGATGAACCAAGGCCACGCAAGCCCTGGTG ACACAGACGATGACTTCCGCCACCTTCTGGGGGCCTACGTCTCAGATGTGCTGAGTGCGGCCCCCCAGCACGCTAAGAGCCGCTGCCAGGGGTACTGGAACGAGGGGCGCGCCGTGGCCAGGGGGGACAGACGCCTGCTCACAGGGCAGCAGCTAGCTCAGGAAATCAAG AACCTCTCAGGATGGATGGGGAGGACAGGGCCCGGTTTCACCTCTCCGGATGAG ATGGCTGCTCAGCTGCATGACCTGAGGAAGATGGAAGCTGCCAAGAGGGAGTTCGAGGAGTATGTGAGGCAGCAG GACATAGCCACCAAGCGCATATTCTCTGCGCTGCGGGTCCTGCCAGACACCATGCGGAACCTCCTCTCCACCCAGAAAGATGTCATTCTGGCCCGCCATGGTGTGGCCTTACTCTGCAAGGGGAGAGATCAGACCTTGGAGGCACTAGAAGCCGAGCTGCAGGCCACGGCCAAGGCCTTCATGGACTCCTACACGATGCGCTTCTGTGGCCACCTGGCTGCTGTGGGGGGTGCTGTGGGGGCCGGGCTCATGGGCCTGGCAGGGGGCGTGGTGGGTGCTGGCATGGCAGCAGCTGCACTGGCTGCAGAGGCTGGGATGGTGGCTGCTGGAGCTGCCGTGGGGGCCACAGGGGCCGCCGTGGTTGGGGGTGGCGTGGGTGCTGGGTTGGCTGCCACAGTGGGCTgcatggagaaggaggaggatgagAGGCTGCTGGAAGGGGACCGAGAACCCCTTCTCCAGGAAGAGTAA
- the MFAP4 gene encoding microfibril-associated glycoprotein 4 isoform X2, which yields MKALLALPLLLLLSTPPCAPQVSGIRGDALERFCLQQPLDCDDIYAQGYQSDGVYLIYPSGPSVPVPVFCDMTTEGGKWTVFQKRFNGSVSFFRGWNDYKLGFGRADGEYWLGLQNMHLLTLKQKYELRVDLEDFENNTAYAKYADFSISPNAVSAEEDGYTLFVAGFEDGGAGDSLSYHSGQKFSTFDRDQDLFVQNCAALSSGAFWFRSCHFANLNGFYLGGSHLSYANGINWAQWKGFYYSLKRTEMKIRRA from the exons ATGAAG GCCCTCCTGGccctgccgctgctgctgcttctctccaCGCCCCCGTGTGCCCCCCAGGTCTCCGGGATCCGAGGAGATG CTCTGGAGAGGTTTTGCCTTCAGCAACCCCTGGACTGTGACGACATCTATGCCCAGGGCTACCAGTCAGACGGCGTGTACCTCATCTACCCCTCGGGCCCCAGTGTGCCTGTGCCCGTCTTCTGTGACATGACCACCGAGGGCGGGAAGTGGACG GTTTTCCAGAAGAGATTCAATGGCTCAGTGAGTTTCTTCCGCGGCTGGAATGACTACAAGCTGGGCTTCGGCCGCGCCGATGGAGAGTACTGGCTGG ggcTGCAGAACATGCACCTCCTGACACTGAAGCAGAAGTACGAGCTGCGAGTGGACTTGGAGGACTTTGAGAACAACACGGCCTATGCCAAGTACGCTGACTTCTCCATCTCCCCAAACGCGGTCAGCGCAGAGGAGGATGGCTACACCCTCTTTGTGGCAGGCTTCGAGGATGGCGGGGCAG GTGACTCCCTGTCCTACCACAGTGGCCAGAAGTTCTCTACCTTCGACCGGGACCAGGACCTCTTTGTGCAGAACTGCGCAGCCCTCTCCTCAGGAGCCTTCTGGTTCCGCAGTTGCCACTTCGCCAACCTCAATGGCTTCTACCTAGGTGGCTCCCACCTCTCTTATGCCAATGGCATCAACTGGGCCCAGTGGAAGGGCTTCTACTACTCCCTCAAACGCACCGAGATGAAAATCCGCCGGGCCTGA
- the MFAP4 gene encoding microfibril-associated glycoprotein 4 isoform X1: MGELSPLQRPLATEGTMKAQGVLLKLALLALPLLLLLSTPPCAPQVSGIRGDALERFCLQQPLDCDDIYAQGYQSDGVYLIYPSGPSVPVPVFCDMTTEGGKWTVFQKRFNGSVSFFRGWNDYKLGFGRADGEYWLGLQNMHLLTLKQKYELRVDLEDFENNTAYAKYADFSISPNAVSAEEDGYTLFVAGFEDGGAGDSLSYHSGQKFSTFDRDQDLFVQNCAALSSGAFWFRSCHFANLNGFYLGGSHLSYANGINWAQWKGFYYSLKRTEMKIRRA; this comes from the exons ATGGGGGAACTGAGCCCACTCCAGAGGCCCCTGGCTACAGAGGGGACTATGAAGGCACAAGGAGTTCTCTTGAAACTC GCCCTCCTGGccctgccgctgctgctgcttctctccaCGCCCCCGTGTGCCCCCCAGGTCTCCGGGATCCGAGGAGATG CTCTGGAGAGGTTTTGCCTTCAGCAACCCCTGGACTGTGACGACATCTATGCCCAGGGCTACCAGTCAGACGGCGTGTACCTCATCTACCCCTCGGGCCCCAGTGTGCCTGTGCCCGTCTTCTGTGACATGACCACCGAGGGCGGGAAGTGGACG GTTTTCCAGAAGAGATTCAATGGCTCAGTGAGTTTCTTCCGCGGCTGGAATGACTACAAGCTGGGCTTCGGCCGCGCCGATGGAGAGTACTGGCTGG ggcTGCAGAACATGCACCTCCTGACACTGAAGCAGAAGTACGAGCTGCGAGTGGACTTGGAGGACTTTGAGAACAACACGGCCTATGCCAAGTACGCTGACTTCTCCATCTCCCCAAACGCGGTCAGCGCAGAGGAGGATGGCTACACCCTCTTTGTGGCAGGCTTCGAGGATGGCGGGGCAG GTGACTCCCTGTCCTACCACAGTGGCCAGAAGTTCTCTACCTTCGACCGGGACCAGGACCTCTTTGTGCAGAACTGCGCAGCCCTCTCCTCAGGAGCCTTCTGGTTCCGCAGTTGCCACTTCGCCAACCTCAATGGCTTCTACCTAGGTGGCTCCCACCTCTCTTATGCCAATGGCATCAACTGGGCCCAGTGGAAGGGCTTCTACTACTCCCTCAAACGCACCGAGATGAAAATCCGCCGGGCCTGA
- the MAPK7 gene encoding mitogen-activated protein kinase 7 isoform X2 — translation MAEPLKEEDGEDGSAEPPGPVKAEPAHTAASVAAKNLALLKARSFDVTFDVGDEYEIIETIGNGAYGVVSSARRRLTGQQVAIKKIPNAFDVVTNAKRTLRELKILKHFKHDNIIAIKDILRPTVPYGEFKSVYVVLDLMESDLHQIIHSSQPLTLEHVRYFLYQLLRGLKYMHSAQVIHRDLKPSNLLVNENCELKIGDFGMARGLCTSPAEHQYFMTEYVATRWYRAPELMLSLHEYTQAIDLWSVGCIFGEMLARRQLFPGKNYVHQLQLIMMVLGTPSPAVIQAVGAERVRAYIQSLPPRQPVPWETVYPGADRQALSLLGRMLCFEPSARISAAAALRHPFLAKYHDPDDEPDCAPPFDFGFDREALTRERIKEAIVAEIEDFHARREGIRQQIRFQPSLQPVASEPGCPDVEMPSPWAPSGDCAMESPPPAPPPCPGPAPDTIDLTLQPPPPASEPAPPKKEGAISDNTKAALKAALLKSLRSRLRDGPSAPLEAPEPRKPVTAQERQREREEKRRRRQERAKEREKRRQERERKERGAGASGGPSTDPLAGLVLSDNDRSLLERWTRMARPPAPTSVPAPTPAPAPTPAQPTSPPPGPVAQPTGPQPQPAGSTSGPVPQPACPPPGPAPHPTGPPRPIPVPEPPQIATSTSLLAPQSLVPPPGLPGSSTPGVLPYFPPGLPPPDAGGAPQSSMSESPDVNLVTQQLSKSQVEDPLPPVFSGTPKGSGAGYGVGFDLEEFLNQSFDMGVADGPQDGQADSASLSASLLADWLEGHGMNPADIESLQREIQMDSPMLLADLPDLQDP, via the exons ATGGCCGAGCCTCTGAAGGAGGAAGACGGCGAGGACGGCTCTGCGGAGCCCCCCGGGCCCGTGAAGGCCGAACCCGCCCACACTGCTGCCTCTGTAGCGGCCAAGAACCTGGCCCTGCTTAAAGCCCGCTCCTTCGATGTGACCTTTGACGTGGGCGACGAGTACGAGATCATCGAGACCATAGGCAACGGGGCCTATGGAGTGGTGTCCTCCGCCCGCCGCCGCCTCACCG GCCAGCAGGTGGCCATCAAGAAGATCCCTAATGCTTTCGATGTGGTGACCAATGCCAAGCGGACCCTCAGGGAGCTGAAGATCCTCAAGCACTTTAAGCATGACAACATCATCGCCATCAAGGACATCCTGAGGCCCACTGTGCCCTATGGCGAATTCAAATCTGT cTACGTGGTTCTGGACCTGATGGAAAGTGACCTGCACCAGATCATCCACTCCTCACAGCCCCTCACACTGGAACACGTGCGCTACTTCCTGTACCAGCTGCTGCGGGGCCTGAAGTACATGCACTCGGCTCAGGTCATCCACCGTGACCTCAAGCCCTCCAACCTGTTGGTGAATGAGAACTGTGAGCTCAAGATTGGTGACTTTGGTATGGCTCGTGGCCTGTGCACCTCACCTGCTGAACATCAGTACTTCATGACCGAGTATGTGGCCACGCGCTGGTACCGTGCGCCTGAGCTCATGCTCTCTTTGCATGAGTATACACAGGCTATTGACCTCTGGTCTGTGGGCTGCATCTTTGGTGAGATGCTGGCCCGGCGCCAGCTCTTCCCAGGCAAAAACTATGTACACCAGCTACAGCTCATCATGATGGTGCTGGGTACCCCATCACCAGCCGTGATTCAGGCTGTGGGGGCTGAGAGGGTGCGAGCCTATATCCAGAgcttgccaccacgccagccTGTGCCCTGGGAGACAGTGTACCCAGGTGCCGACCGCCAGGCCCTATCACTGCTGGGTCGCATGCTGTGTTTTGAGCCCAGCGCCCGCATCTCAGCAGCTGCTGCCCTTCGCCACCCTTTCCTGGCCAAGTACCATGATCCTGATGATGAGCCTGACTGTGCCCCGCCCTTTGACTTTGGCTTTGACCGCGAAGCCCTCACTCGGGAGCGCATTAAGGAGGCCATTGTGGCTGAAATTGAGGACTTCCATGCAAGGCGTGAGGGCATCCGCCAACAGATCCGCTTCCAGCCTTCTCTACAGCCTGTGGCTAGTGAGCCTGGCTGTCCAGATGTTGAAATGCCCAGTCCCTGGGCTCCCAGTGGGGACTGCGCCATGGAGTCTCCACCACCAgccccaccaccgtgcccgggccCTGCACCTGACACCATTGATCTGACCCTGCAGCCACCCCCACCAGCCAGTGAGCCTGCCCCACCGAAGAAAGAGGGTGCCATCTCAGACAACACTAAGGCTGCCCTTAAAGCTGCCCTGCTCAAGTCTTTGAGGAGCCGGCTCAGAG ATGGCCCCAGCGCACCCCTGGAGGCTCCTGAGCCTCGGAAGCCGGTGACAGCCCAGGAGCGCCAGCGGGAGCGGGAGGagaagcggcggcggcggcaagaACGAGCCAAGGAGCGGGAGAAACGGCGGCAGGAGCGGGAGCGAAAGGAACGGGGGGCTGGGGCCTCTGGGGGCCCCTCCACTGACCCCTTGGCTGGACTGGTGCTCAGTGACAATGACAGAAGCCTGTTGGAACGCTGGACTCGAATGGCCcggcccccagcccccacctccgTGCCAGCCCCTACCCCAGCACCAGCGCCAACCCCGGCCCAACCTACCAGTCCTCCTCCTGGCCCTGTAGCTCAGCCCACTGGCCCGCAACCACAACCTGCGGGCTCTACCTCTGGCCCTGTACCCCAGCCTGCCTGCCCACCCCCTGGCCCTGCACCCCACCCCACTGGCCCTCCTAGGCCCATCCCTGTCCCTGAACCACCCCAGATTGCCACCTCCACCAGCCTCCTGGCTCCCCAGTCACTTGTGCCACCCCCTGGGCTGCCTGGCTCCAGCACTCCAGGAGTTTTGCCTTACTTCCCACCTGGCCTGCCGCCTCCAGATGCTGGGGGAGCCCCTCAGTCTTCCATGTCAGAGTCACCTGATGTCAACCTTGTGACCCAGCAGCTATCTAAGTCACAG GTGGAGGACCCCCTGCCCCCCGTGTTTTCAGGCACACCAAAGGGCAGTGGGGCTGGCTACGGTGTTGGCTTTGACCTGGAGGAATTCTTAAACCAGTCTTTTGACATGGGCGTGGCTGATGGGCCACAGGATGG CCAGGCAGATTCagcctctctctcagcctccctgCTTGCTGACTGGCTCGAAGGCCATGGCATGAACCCTGCCGATATTGAGTCCCTGCAGCGTGAGATCCAGATGGACTCCCCAATGCTGCTGGCTGACCTGCCTGACCTCCAGGACCCCTGA
- the MAPK7 gene encoding mitogen-activated protein kinase 7 isoform X1 gives MAEPLKEEDGEDGSAEPPGPVKAEPAHTAASVAAKNLALLKARSFDVTFDVGDEYEIIETIGNGAYGVVSSARRRLTGQQVAIKKIPNAFDVVTNAKRTLRELKILKHFKHDNIIAIKDILRPTVPYGEFKSVPYGVPGYVVLDLMESDLHQIIHSSQPLTLEHVRYFLYQLLRGLKYMHSAQVIHRDLKPSNLLVNENCELKIGDFGMARGLCTSPAEHQYFMTEYVATRWYRAPELMLSLHEYTQAIDLWSVGCIFGEMLARRQLFPGKNYVHQLQLIMMVLGTPSPAVIQAVGAERVRAYIQSLPPRQPVPWETVYPGADRQALSLLGRMLCFEPSARISAAAALRHPFLAKYHDPDDEPDCAPPFDFGFDREALTRERIKEAIVAEIEDFHARREGIRQQIRFQPSLQPVASEPGCPDVEMPSPWAPSGDCAMESPPPAPPPCPGPAPDTIDLTLQPPPPASEPAPPKKEGAISDNTKAALKAALLKSLRSRLRDGPSAPLEAPEPRKPVTAQERQREREEKRRRRQERAKEREKRRQERERKERGAGASGGPSTDPLAGLVLSDNDRSLLERWTRMARPPAPTSVPAPTPAPAPTPAQPTSPPPGPVAQPTGPQPQPAGSTSGPVPQPACPPPGPAPHPTGPPRPIPVPEPPQIATSTSLLAPQSLVPPPGLPGSSTPGVLPYFPPGLPPPDAGGAPQSSMSESPDVNLVTQQLSKSQVEDPLPPVFSGTPKGSGAGYGVGFDLEEFLNQSFDMGVADGPQDGQADSASLSASLLADWLEGHGMNPADIESLQREIQMDSPMLLADLPDLQDP, from the exons ATGGCCGAGCCTCTGAAGGAGGAAGACGGCGAGGACGGCTCTGCGGAGCCCCCCGGGCCCGTGAAGGCCGAACCCGCCCACACTGCTGCCTCTGTAGCGGCCAAGAACCTGGCCCTGCTTAAAGCCCGCTCCTTCGATGTGACCTTTGACGTGGGCGACGAGTACGAGATCATCGAGACCATAGGCAACGGGGCCTATGGAGTGGTGTCCTCCGCCCGCCGCCGCCTCACCG GCCAGCAGGTGGCCATCAAGAAGATCCCTAATGCTTTCGATGTGGTGACCAATGCCAAGCGGACCCTCAGGGAGCTGAAGATCCTCAAGCACTTTAAGCATGACAACATCATCGCCATCAAGGACATCCTGAGGCCCACTGTGCCCTATGGCGAATTCAAATCTGT CCCCTACGGGGTCCCAGG cTACGTGGTTCTGGACCTGATGGAAAGTGACCTGCACCAGATCATCCACTCCTCACAGCCCCTCACACTGGAACACGTGCGCTACTTCCTGTACCAGCTGCTGCGGGGCCTGAAGTACATGCACTCGGCTCAGGTCATCCACCGTGACCTCAAGCCCTCCAACCTGTTGGTGAATGAGAACTGTGAGCTCAAGATTGGTGACTTTGGTATGGCTCGTGGCCTGTGCACCTCACCTGCTGAACATCAGTACTTCATGACCGAGTATGTGGCCACGCGCTGGTACCGTGCGCCTGAGCTCATGCTCTCTTTGCATGAGTATACACAGGCTATTGACCTCTGGTCTGTGGGCTGCATCTTTGGTGAGATGCTGGCCCGGCGCCAGCTCTTCCCAGGCAAAAACTATGTACACCAGCTACAGCTCATCATGATGGTGCTGGGTACCCCATCACCAGCCGTGATTCAGGCTGTGGGGGCTGAGAGGGTGCGAGCCTATATCCAGAgcttgccaccacgccagccTGTGCCCTGGGAGACAGTGTACCCAGGTGCCGACCGCCAGGCCCTATCACTGCTGGGTCGCATGCTGTGTTTTGAGCCCAGCGCCCGCATCTCAGCAGCTGCTGCCCTTCGCCACCCTTTCCTGGCCAAGTACCATGATCCTGATGATGAGCCTGACTGTGCCCCGCCCTTTGACTTTGGCTTTGACCGCGAAGCCCTCACTCGGGAGCGCATTAAGGAGGCCATTGTGGCTGAAATTGAGGACTTCCATGCAAGGCGTGAGGGCATCCGCCAACAGATCCGCTTCCAGCCTTCTCTACAGCCTGTGGCTAGTGAGCCTGGCTGTCCAGATGTTGAAATGCCCAGTCCCTGGGCTCCCAGTGGGGACTGCGCCATGGAGTCTCCACCACCAgccccaccaccgtgcccgggccCTGCACCTGACACCATTGATCTGACCCTGCAGCCACCCCCACCAGCCAGTGAGCCTGCCCCACCGAAGAAAGAGGGTGCCATCTCAGACAACACTAAGGCTGCCCTTAAAGCTGCCCTGCTCAAGTCTTTGAGGAGCCGGCTCAGAG ATGGCCCCAGCGCACCCCTGGAGGCTCCTGAGCCTCGGAAGCCGGTGACAGCCCAGGAGCGCCAGCGGGAGCGGGAGGagaagcggcggcggcggcaagaACGAGCCAAGGAGCGGGAGAAACGGCGGCAGGAGCGGGAGCGAAAGGAACGGGGGGCTGGGGCCTCTGGGGGCCCCTCCACTGACCCCTTGGCTGGACTGGTGCTCAGTGACAATGACAGAAGCCTGTTGGAACGCTGGACTCGAATGGCCcggcccccagcccccacctccgTGCCAGCCCCTACCCCAGCACCAGCGCCAACCCCGGCCCAACCTACCAGTCCTCCTCCTGGCCCTGTAGCTCAGCCCACTGGCCCGCAACCACAACCTGCGGGCTCTACCTCTGGCCCTGTACCCCAGCCTGCCTGCCCACCCCCTGGCCCTGCACCCCACCCCACTGGCCCTCCTAGGCCCATCCCTGTCCCTGAACCACCCCAGATTGCCACCTCCACCAGCCTCCTGGCTCCCCAGTCACTTGTGCCACCCCCTGGGCTGCCTGGCTCCAGCACTCCAGGAGTTTTGCCTTACTTCCCACCTGGCCTGCCGCCTCCAGATGCTGGGGGAGCCCCTCAGTCTTCCATGTCAGAGTCACCTGATGTCAACCTTGTGACCCAGCAGCTATCTAAGTCACAG GTGGAGGACCCCCTGCCCCCCGTGTTTTCAGGCACACCAAAGGGCAGTGGGGCTGGCTACGGTGTTGGCTTTGACCTGGAGGAATTCTTAAACCAGTCTTTTGACATGGGCGTGGCTGATGGGCCACAGGATGG CCAGGCAGATTCagcctctctctcagcctccctgCTTGCTGACTGGCTCGAAGGCCATGGCATGAACCCTGCCGATATTGAGTCCCTGCAGCGTGAGATCCAGATGGACTCCCCAATGCTGCTGGCTGACCTGCCTGACCTCCAGGACCCCTGA